In Pedobacter sp. W3I1, one DNA window encodes the following:
- a CDS encoding competence protein — MDNSEIRKDIHRVEIVPDVSSLKKEFYRKETAWHRDWKLAFPPSFREVAFYDVANTDIHRADIFTPSGYTIEFQNSPITLTELNSREAFYPNLIWVLNGKKFKGFKILKHLPDVDDPKLKDYEFCHSDHLSMVRKAEVMQGIANPKILNFYHPELQEIKFTSNLYSFCWKQPHSVWYSATAKIIVDLGGHFLYELKQRKQLNGNYPYLKMLRRKNFIDWHTPPEI; from the coding sequence ATGGATAATAGTGAAATAAGAAAAGATATTCATCGTGTTGAAATTGTTCCAGATGTTTCTTCACTTAAAAAGGAATTTTACCGAAAAGAAACGGCGTGGCACCGGGATTGGAAGTTGGCTTTTCCGCCGTCGTTTAGAGAGGTTGCCTTTTACGATGTGGCTAATACTGATATTCATCGGGCGGACATATTTACGCCATCAGGTTATACCATTGAGTTTCAAAATTCCCCAATAACACTTACCGAACTCAACAGTAGGGAGGCTTTTTATCCTAATTTGATATGGGTATTAAACGGTAAAAAATTTAAAGGCTTTAAAATATTGAAACATCTGCCTGATGTGGATGATCCGAAACTAAAGGATTATGAGTTCTGTCATTCCGATCACCTTTCGATGGTTAGGAAAGCAGAGGTAATGCAGGGAATAGCCAATCCAAAAATACTTAATTTTTACCATCCGGAACTTCAGGAGATTAAATTCACCTCAAACTTATATTCTTTTTGCTGGAAACAACCGCATAGTGTATGGTATTCAGCTACCGCTAAAATTATTGTTGACTTAGGGGGACATTTTTTATATGAACTAAAACAGCGTAAACAACTAAATGGAAATTATCCATACCTAAAAATGTTGAGGAGAAAAAACTTTATCGATTGGCACACCCCGCCGGAAATTTAG
- a CDS encoding DUF4142 domain-containing protein, translated as MKKLMYVMAISALAFQACNGGNKDAKESADSLNMAKDTTTNTAATGGITVEEADAKFTTQAAVGGMAEVELGKMALEKSSNPQVKEFATMMVKDHGMANTELTAIAKQKNITLPSTVDDEHKKKMDDLSKKTGADFDKAYVDAMVSGHKSTLKLMEDESRDGKDADLKAFATKTAPIVQSHLVMINKINDSMK; from the coding sequence ATGAAAAAGTTAATGTATGTAATGGCCATTTCTGCCCTAGCCTTCCAGGCTTGTAATGGTGGAAATAAAGATGCCAAAGAAAGTGCCGACAGTTTAAACATGGCAAAAGATACCACCACAAATACCGCGGCTACCGGAGGGATTACAGTGGAAGAAGCTGATGCCAAATTTACTACACAGGCAGCTGTTGGCGGTATGGCTGAAGTAGAATTGGGAAAAATGGCCCTCGAAAAAAGCAGTAATCCCCAGGTTAAAGAATTTGCAACCATGATGGTTAAAGACCATGGTATGGCAAATACCGAATTAACTGCGATAGCAAAACAAAAAAATATTACGCTTCCGAGTACAGTAGATGATGAGCACAAGAAAAAAATGGATGACCTAAGCAAAAAAACGGGTGCTGATTTTGATAAAGCCTATGTTGATGCTATGGTTAGCGGACATAAATCTACCTTAAAATTGATGGAAGATGAATCAAGAGATGGGAAAGATGCAGATCTTAAAGCATTTGCCACTAAAACTGCACCCATTGTTCAAAGCCATTTGGTAATGATCAACAAGATTAATGACAGCATGAAATAA
- a CDS encoding TonB-dependent receptor — translation MQIKKILLLGMLCACVIFTSAQNRLSSISGQIKTSDGKPLPGATVKIHKINYGTLTDQNGNFKLLNIPGGNHTLQVSAVGFKTQKKEINITDGQAGNLSLSLSESSEQMETVNVIGRTTNQEVNRQAFNVTSVDAKKLYNTTLDISGALDRVAGIRVRESGGVGSNFNLSLNGFSGNHVRYFIDGIPMDNFGSSFQINNIPINIADRIEVYKGVVPMWLGSDALGGAINIVTGDRYRNYVDVSYSFGSFNTHRSVINAAVTSANGLTFQLNAFQNYSDNNYKVNVEASDIYTGAYAPTASLRRFNDTYHNETLIANVGVVGKSYADKLLFGITVGQNYKEIQTGARMVSVFGGWHRRGNILMPTLKYKKENLIKGLDVTINANYNLGNEQNIDTLNVRYDWYGNSKPNGTNGERSRSLYKYKNNNGLATTMLNYKIDDNQSVAVSNVFTTFNRKGNDELNPSNADYERPKKTNKNVLGLGYNFDVKDRWSATVFGKYINQGNVNGSGSTAGKNSIDRLGYGAAATYFINRNMQLKASYELTNRMPEAQEIFGDVENQDANPSLKPEKSDNFNLGLSYGFSINKEHNFSFTANGIYRNATNFIYNRLNQNQSKLVADNRDGVRTVGGDAEIRYSYKNWLSIGTTVTYQNLKNLQKYEINPSTGEKFTNVSIVYLDQMPNIPYLYGNGDVSVSLKDVGRKGNNLSIGYNLLYVHAFWLYWPSQGAVGDKKVIPQQFNHDLNFVYSLKQGRYNIGLEAKNITNADLFDNFSLQKPGRAFYLNLRYFINKINN, via the coding sequence ATGCAAATTAAGAAAATTTTGCTATTGGGCATGTTATGTGCCTGTGTAATTTTTACTTCTGCCCAAAATCGATTGTCGAGTATCTCGGGGCAAATTAAAACCAGTGATGGTAAGCCTCTTCCCGGAGCCACGGTTAAAATCCACAAAATCAATTATGGCACCTTAACAGATCAAAACGGAAATTTTAAACTCTTAAATATCCCTGGAGGTAATCACACTTTACAGGTATCTGCAGTTGGTTTTAAAACACAGAAAAAGGAAATTAATATTACCGATGGGCAGGCCGGGAACCTCAGTTTGAGCCTGTCAGAATCTTCTGAACAAATGGAAACCGTTAACGTTATCGGTAGAACAACAAATCAGGAAGTTAACCGGCAGGCTTTTAACGTAACTTCTGTTGATGCCAAAAAACTTTACAATACAACACTTGATATTTCTGGGGCTTTAGATCGTGTAGCGGGTATACGGGTAAGAGAATCAGGAGGGGTTGGTTCCAATTTTAACCTTTCTTTAAATGGATTTTCTGGTAATCATGTGAGGTATTTTATTGATGGGATCCCAATGGACAATTTCGGATCATCATTTCAAATTAACAACATTCCCATTAATATTGCCGATAGGATTGAGGTGTATAAAGGTGTGGTGCCGATGTGGTTGGGTTCTGATGCCTTAGGTGGCGCCATTAACATTGTAACCGGCGATCGTTACCGCAATTATGTTGATGTTTCTTACTCATTTGGATCATTTAATACGCACAGAAGCGTAATCAACGCGGCAGTTACTTCAGCAAACGGCTTAACTTTTCAATTAAATGCCTTTCAGAATTATTCGGATAACAATTATAAGGTAAATGTAGAAGCCTCTGATATTTATACCGGCGCTTATGCACCCACTGCATCTTTAAGGAGGTTTAACGATACTTATCACAATGAAACGTTAATCGCAAACGTGGGTGTAGTGGGTAAAAGCTATGCGGATAAACTGTTGTTTGGAATTACTGTTGGTCAAAATTATAAAGAAATACAAACCGGAGCCAGGATGGTCTCAGTTTTTGGTGGCTGGCACCGCAGGGGGAACATTTTAATGCCCACCTTAAAATATAAGAAAGAAAACCTGATTAAAGGTTTAGATGTGACCATTAACGCCAACTACAATTTAGGTAACGAACAGAATATAGATACTTTAAATGTTCGGTACGATTGGTATGGAAACAGCAAACCTAACGGAACAAATGGCGAACGCTCCAGGAGTTTATACAAATACAAAAACAACAATGGCCTGGCCACAACCATGTTGAACTATAAGATTGACGACAATCAATCTGTAGCGGTAAGCAATGTATTTACCACTTTTAACCGAAAAGGTAACGACGAGTTAAACCCAAGCAATGCAGATTACGAAAGGCCAAAGAAAACCAATAAAAATGTTTTGGGGCTAGGCTATAATTTCGATGTGAAAGACCGATGGAGTGCAACAGTTTTCGGAAAGTACATTAATCAGGGCAATGTTAACGGAAGTGGCAGCACTGCTGGTAAAAATAGTATCGACAGGCTGGGTTATGGCGCTGCAGCTACTTACTTTATTAACCGGAATATGCAGTTAAAAGCCTCTTACGAGCTTACTAACCGCATGCCAGAGGCACAGGAGATTTTCGGTGATGTAGAAAATCAGGATGCCAACCCAAGCTTAAAGCCCGAAAAAAGCGATAATTTTAATTTAGGCCTTAGCTATGGTTTCTCTATCAACAAGGAACATAACTTCTCTTTTACGGCCAATGGTATTTACCGTAACGCCACCAATTTTATTTACAACCGGTTGAATCAAAATCAATCAAAACTTGTTGCCGATAATCGTGATGGCGTGCGTACGGTAGGTGGCGATGCAGAAATCAGATATTCGTATAAGAACTGGCTGAGTATTGGTACCACAGTGACTTACCAAAACCTAAAAAACCTTCAGAAATACGAGATTAATCCAAGTACCGGAGAGAAATTTACAAATGTAAGTATTGTATACCTCGATCAGATGCCGAATATCCCTTATTTATATGGCAATGGAGACGTTTCTGTTTCTTTAAAAGATGTGGGCCGTAAAGGCAATAACCTGTCTATAGGCTATAACTTATTATATGTGCATGCCTTTTGGCTGTACTGGCCTAGTCAGGGTGCAGTTGGCGACAAAAAAGTTATTCCACAGCAGTTTAACCACGACTTAAACTTTGTTTACAGCTTAAAACAAGGTCGCTACAATATTGGATTGGAAGCCAAAAACATCACTAATGCCGACCTCTTCGACAATTTTAGTCTTCAAAAACCGGGAAGGGCGTTCTACCTCAACCTGAGATATTTTATCAATAAAATAAATAATTAA
- a CDS encoding DUF4374 domain-containing protein: MKTNFTKAFIALAFAAVLTSCSKKEEGETVPEDPGNFILAVTPVASTGVADYLLTASDLDKGTISTAGNGVEQDGTYRYYVTHNNKFFSMLYGQGNPGAVTTYNILAGKLNKVSNFQTETVQAFAPVNDDLLLVKIPRNLAAPTASWYKVNTNSLLISGEGTLDATAPANNGEIAHFSWIKQVGNKVYAPFFSINGSRFWTKYPNTAWIAVYSYPEMKLEKVIKDDRTSFIGRYFTDGLGVVENGDVYAFSSSVAVDDNTETTDVLTDSKITSTKPSAITKIKAGTTEFDLTYFLDFESVSGGYVITNWIYIGGNNFIVNAVLKADKGAYVVGKTIGVLNVVDKTFKKVSGLPAETAISSITTNNYTPKDGKLAYLGFNLSDGTSYVYKIDAATATATRGLKVEGGVITAVQHLK; the protein is encoded by the coding sequence ATGAAAACAAACTTTACCAAAGCGTTTATAGCTTTAGCTTTCGCTGCCGTACTTACCTCGTGTTCAAAAAAAGAAGAAGGCGAAACCGTTCCGGAAGACCCAGGAAACTTTATCCTGGCTGTTACACCAGTAGCCTCTACAGGTGTTGCCGATTATTTGCTTACTGCCAGTGATCTGGATAAAGGCACAATCTCTACCGCAGGAAACGGAGTAGAGCAAGATGGAACCTATCGTTATTATGTTACGCACAACAATAAGTTTTTCAGTATGCTTTACGGACAGGGAAATCCAGGTGCGGTAACCACCTACAATATTCTGGCTGGTAAACTAAACAAGGTATCTAATTTTCAAACCGAAACAGTTCAGGCTTTTGCACCAGTTAATGATGATTTGTTATTGGTTAAAATCCCAAGAAATTTAGCCGCTCCAACAGCAAGCTGGTATAAAGTAAATACCAACAGCCTTTTAATTTCTGGCGAAGGCACATTAGATGCCACAGCGCCTGCAAACAATGGAGAAATTGCCCACTTTAGCTGGATTAAACAGGTTGGAAACAAAGTTTATGCACCATTTTTCTCGATTAACGGCAGTAGATTCTGGACAAAATATCCAAATACAGCCTGGATAGCCGTTTATTCTTATCCTGAAATGAAATTAGAGAAAGTAATTAAAGATGACCGTACAAGTTTTATTGGGAGATATTTTACTGATGGGCTGGGCGTAGTTGAAAATGGTGATGTTTATGCATTTTCTAGCTCGGTAGCTGTTGATGATAATACAGAAACAACTGATGTGCTGACCGATTCGAAAATCACGTCTACCAAACCATCGGCCATTACCAAAATCAAAGCGGGTACAACTGAGTTTGATTTAACTTATTTCCTTGATTTTGAATCTGTTTCGGGTGGTTATGTAATTACCAACTGGATTTATATCGGCGGCAACAATTTCATTGTAAATGCAGTATTAAAAGCAGATAAAGGTGCTTATGTGGTAGGTAAAACAATCGGTGTTTTAAACGTGGTTGATAAAACATTCAAAAAAGTTAGCGGGTTGCCTGCTGAAACTGCCATTTCTAGCATCACCACAAACAATTATACACCAAAAGATGGAAAATTGGCTTACCTGGGTTTCAATTTAAGCGATGGTACAAGCTACGTATATAAGATCGATGCTGCCACAGCAACCGCTACAAGGGGCTTAAAAGTAGAAGGTGGGGTAATTACTGCCGTTCAGCATTTAAAATAA
- a CDS encoding PepSY domain-containing protein, whose product MATVNKTTPVKKKNKDSLFNRINKWLHLWLGLVSGVIVLIVCITGCIWVFNEEITGLLEPETKIEKQDRPVITPSQLSAIAFKLYPEKIPSYAQYQQGRAISLNLRGKKDEGRRGGGTSLKINPYTGEVISTVVHKKGEVDFFRFILNGHRFLWLPYAIGRPIVNYGTMIFVVLLITGLIWWYPKKWNKSTLDKSFQIKWGASFKRVNLDLHNVLGFYSLIFLLFIALTGMVYGIKWYSEGLYWVTSGGDKLGDFQRLESDSLAVGKFYTPQKAMDLAWQKVISRHPKSQGFYYNFPDTSKAKATINITVYPNTGQFYNNQGYTFDQHTLKEFKREGVYSISYEEAGFGGKLRKMNYDIHVGSILGFPGKVMAFLASLIGASLPITGFLIWYGRKFKKKAVKKEPVLTEGGNKPAVLKPRGKIPVKKVEEVLE is encoded by the coding sequence ATGGCAACGGTAAACAAAACTACTCCTGTAAAGAAAAAAAATAAAGATTCGCTATTTAACAGGATCAATAAATGGCTTCACCTCTGGCTAGGCCTGGTATCGGGCGTCATTGTTCTTATTGTTTGTATAACGGGCTGTATCTGGGTTTTTAATGAAGAAATTACAGGTTTATTGGAGCCTGAAACCAAAATTGAAAAGCAGGATAGGCCTGTTATTACGCCATCACAACTTAGTGCCATTGCTTTCAAACTTTATCCTGAAAAAATTCCTTCGTATGCACAATACCAACAGGGCAGGGCAATCAGCTTAAATTTGAGAGGGAAAAAAGATGAGGGAAGACGAGGCGGAGGAACCAGTTTAAAAATTAATCCTTACACCGGTGAAGTGATTAGCACTGTAGTCCATAAAAAAGGAGAAGTAGATTTTTTTAGGTTTATCCTGAACGGTCACCGTTTCTTATGGTTGCCTTATGCGATCGGCAGACCGATTGTAAACTATGGTACCATGATATTTGTGGTTTTATTAATTACAGGCTTAATTTGGTGGTATCCAAAAAAATGGAACAAATCTACCCTTGATAAAAGTTTCCAAATAAAATGGGGTGCCTCATTTAAAAGGGTAAATCTTGACCTTCACAATGTACTTGGCTTTTACTCTTTGATATTTTTGCTTTTTATCGCTTTAACGGGAATGGTTTATGGCATTAAATGGTACAGCGAAGGTTTGTATTGGGTAACTTCAGGGGGCGATAAGTTAGGCGATTTTCAACGCTTAGAATCGGATTCTTTGGCTGTTGGAAAATTTTATACCCCACAAAAAGCAATGGATCTCGCCTGGCAAAAAGTAATCAGCCGTCATCCTAAATCGCAGGGCTTTTATTATAATTTTCCCGATACTTCAAAAGCGAAGGCAACGATCAATATTACGGTTTATCCCAATACGGGCCAGTTTTACAATAACCAGGGTTATACTTTCGATCAGCATACTTTAAAGGAGTTTAAGCGTGAAGGCGTTTATTCCATTTCTTACGAAGAAGCTGGCTTTGGTGGAAAACTCCGAAAAATGAATTACGATATCCATGTAGGAAGTATTTTAGGTTTTCCCGGCAAAGTGATGGCTTTTTTAGCATCATTAATTGGCGCAAGTTTACCCATTACTGGTTTCCTGATCTGGTATGGCAGAAAATTCAAGAAGAAAGCCGTAAAAAAAGAGCCTGTTTTAACCGAAGGTGGAAATAAGCCTGCTGTTTTAAAGCCGAGGGGCAAAATTCCGGTTAAAAAAGTGGAAGAAGTTTTGGAATAG
- a CDS encoding Crp/Fnr family transcriptional regulator, translating to MCRLTLKEWHSAIEGHKRNFIAKKGEVIIKEGDPVSGVYFVTSGNVKVHKHWGDKELILRFANDGAIFGHRGISSSISTYPISATALETTKLCFVDIEFFKTTIKVNQEFAYGLLMFYADELHASEKKMRNLALMSVKGRLAVAILGLRDQFGLNAEGFLNLALSRQDLAAFTGATYETVFRTMNELLAEKLVVVNGKQIGILNEAGLIDLSSK from the coding sequence ATGTGCCGACTTACATTAAAAGAATGGCATTCTGCTATTGAAGGTCATAAACGGAATTTTATCGCAAAAAAAGGAGAGGTGATTATCAAAGAAGGCGATCCTGTTAGTGGTGTTTATTTTGTAACTTCAGGCAATGTAAAAGTGCATAAGCACTGGGGAGATAAAGAACTGATTTTACGTTTTGCAAATGACGGCGCCATATTCGGTCATCGGGGAATTAGCAGCAGCATTTCTACCTACCCAATCTCTGCAACTGCTTTAGAAACCACTAAACTTTGTTTTGTTGATATTGAATTTTTTAAAACCACAATAAAAGTAAACCAGGAATTTGCCTATGGCTTATTGATGTTTTACGCTGACGAGTTACATGCATCAGAAAAGAAAATGCGTAATTTGGCTTTAATGTCGGTTAAAGGGAGGCTTGCCGTAGCTATTTTAGGATTGAGAGATCAATTTGGCTTAAATGCTGAAGGCTTTTTAAATTTGGCTTTAAGCCGTCAGGATCTGGCTGCCTTTACCGGTGCAACTTACGAAACCGTTTTTAGGACGATGAATGAACTGCTCGCTGAAAAATTAGTTGTAGTTAACGGAAAGCAGATCGGTATTTTAAACGAGGCTGGATTAATAGATTTGAGTAGTAAATAA
- a CDS encoding molybdenum cofactor guanylyltransferase, whose protein sequence is MLGIVLCGGQSLRMGTDKGLLNHQDKLWGQVAADKLGSLDLPVKFSVNPLQQSTYTGYFGNERLIVDDPSLDVRGPLLGVLSAHLSNPEEDLFLLACDILLMETRLLEKLMHSAKADDSFGAYIFTKDDQQEPLCGIYKSEGLKSIIFMLQNDTLVKHSMKYVLGNLRVCEIAVEDQDYRYFGNFNSHAEINGL, encoded by the coding sequence ATGTTAGGAATCGTTTTATGTGGTGGACAAAGTTTGCGCATGGGCACTGATAAAGGTTTGCTTAACCATCAGGATAAACTTTGGGGGCAGGTGGCAGCTGATAAATTGGGATCGCTTGACCTCCCTGTAAAGTTTTCAGTTAATCCATTGCAACAATCCACTTATACAGGTTATTTCGGCAATGAGCGGTTGATCGTAGATGATCCTTCACTTGATGTCAGAGGTCCGTTATTGGGTGTGCTTTCTGCACATTTATCAAATCCTGAAGAAGATTTGTTTTTATTGGCCTGCGATATCTTACTGATGGAAACCAGGTTATTGGAAAAACTTATGCATTCGGCTAAAGCTGATGATTCTTTCGGTGCCTATATCTTTACCAAAGATGATCAGCAGGAGCCTTTATGTGGAATTTATAAATCGGAAGGGTTAAAAAGCATCATCTTTATGCTGCAAAATGATACGCTGGTTAAACATAGTATGAAATATGTATTGGGCAATTTACGGGTCTGCGAAATTGCTGTTGAGGATCAGGATTACCGTTATTTTGGTAATTTTAATTCCCATGCCGAAATAAATGGCTTATAA
- a CDS encoding rubredoxin → MYQTIIINFPGGIISPGNLYNILVAATKARIQYVRFGLRQQLLIDTATYNIDIFTGEMDKLGIDYEVDSNNFPNIISSYPAEEIFIRKTWLTEGVYKDILDDIDFKPSIKVNICDSDQSFTPMLTGNINWIASSESEHYWHLIIRFPKTNVTYEWNQLCYTNHIAQVTKALETIIKNNPTRFVDNALANGEDLFAQLDQENLILKPAENTVSLSSFILPYYEGLNRYNNKYWLGIYRRDELFSIAFLKKLCQLCLDTKLGQLCCTSWKTIIIKGIDEKDKSLWNALLEEYEINMRHAANELNFQIEDNCNEGLALKNFLVKHLSIDDTRTFGICFGIKTRKKSEVFSSILIQKRHLINLLGIKLFPVYDILCAKDFNPNERTGEIFSRSNPSFLLPEQVRRSIFKFYKYRLNAIKTGKQKQNFQAEETVIKDGDFLYQCNNCLTVYNERIGEIENNINPGTAFNDLPNDYCCTLCDGEKDNFTKIDQSALQLL, encoded by the coding sequence ATGTATCAAACCATTATCATTAACTTTCCAGGCGGCATCATATCACCGGGCAATCTGTACAACATTCTGGTTGCGGCAACAAAAGCAAGGATTCAATATGTTCGTTTTGGCCTCCGCCAGCAGTTATTGATTGATACTGCAACCTACAATATTGACATATTTACGGGTGAAATGGATAAACTTGGGATTGATTATGAAGTAGACAGCAATAATTTCCCGAACATCATCAGTTCTTACCCGGCTGAAGAAATTTTTATCCGAAAAACCTGGCTTACCGAAGGCGTATACAAAGATATTTTGGATGATATCGATTTTAAACCTTCAATAAAAGTAAATATCTGCGATAGCGACCAGAGTTTCACGCCCATGCTAACGGGCAATATTAACTGGATTGCCTCTTCAGAATCAGAACATTACTGGCATTTGATTATCCGCTTTCCAAAAACCAATGTAACCTACGAGTGGAATCAACTTTGTTACACCAATCATATCGCACAGGTTACCAAAGCGTTAGAAACTATTATTAAAAACAACCCAACGCGCTTTGTAGATAATGCTTTGGCTAATGGCGAGGATCTCTTTGCACAATTAGATCAAGAGAATTTAATTCTTAAACCAGCAGAAAATACAGTATCTCTATCTTCATTTATTCTGCCTTACTATGAAGGTTTAAACCGTTATAACAATAAATATTGGCTGGGTATTTACAGGCGCGATGAACTATTCAGCATCGCGTTTTTAAAAAAACTATGTCAACTTTGTCTAGACACCAAACTCGGTCAATTGTGCTGTACTTCCTGGAAAACCATTATTATAAAAGGGATTGACGAGAAAGATAAAAGCCTTTGGAATGCCTTGCTCGAAGAATATGAGATTAATATGCGACATGCGGCCAACGAGCTAAATTTTCAGATAGAAGATAACTGCAACGAAGGTTTAGCACTAAAAAACTTCCTGGTTAAACATTTAAGCATTGATGATACCCGAACATTTGGGATTTGCTTTGGCATTAAAACCCGCAAAAAAAGTGAGGTTTTTAGTAGTATCCTGATTCAAAAACGCCATCTCATTAATTTATTGGGCATAAAACTGTTCCCCGTTTATGATATTTTATGTGCGAAGGATTTTAACCCCAACGAGCGTACCGGCGAAATTTTTAGCCGAAGCAACCCTAGTTTCCTGTTACCAGAACAAGTAAGACGTTCGATATTTAAGTTCTATAAATATCGTTTAAATGCCATTAAAACAGGTAAACAAAAACAAAACTTCCAGGCAGAAGAAACCGTAATAAAAGATGGCGATTTTTTATATCAATGTAACAACTGTTTAACGGTGTATAACGAGCGGATCGGAGAAATTGAAAACAACATTAATCCGGGTACTGCATTTAATGATTTACCTAACGATTATTGTTGTACGCTTTGCGATGGGGAGAAAGATAATTTCACTAAAATTGATCAATCGGCTTTGCAATTGTTATAA
- a CDS encoding nitrate reductase associated protein, with amino-acid sequence MMKVKMEPSEFKNLKGIEYFKFEEDFIEENIRCIPMVVRFKMDAAGIKLKLAEWSKFHPSERIQLALLPVSTQEQTDKYHQFLIGLIAKYTGNQATTLAIDPLPDWGNLHQIPMMLKEKLAELQLHLSISQWRKLTNIQRFALLKLCRPGHENKNFPKAIIEFGLLNS; translated from the coding sequence ATGATGAAAGTAAAAATGGAGCCTTCAGAATTTAAAAACCTTAAAGGGATTGAATATTTTAAGTTCGAAGAAGATTTTATTGAAGAAAATATACGCTGTATCCCTATGGTAGTGCGTTTTAAAATGGATGCCGCAGGAATAAAATTAAAACTGGCAGAATGGAGTAAATTCCATCCATCCGAAAGAATCCAACTGGCTTTACTCCCGGTCTCAACTCAAGAACAAACAGATAAGTATCATCAGTTTCTGATTGGACTGATTGCGAAATATACCGGAAACCAGGCCACCACACTGGCTATTGATCCACTGCCCGACTGGGGAAATTTACACCAAATTCCTATGATGCTTAAAGAAAAACTGGCTGAATTGCAGCTGCACCTTTCTATAAGCCAATGGCGTAAACTCACCAATATCCAAAGATTTGCACTTTTAAAATTATGCCGGCCAGGGCACGAAAACAAGAATTTCCCGAAAGCAATAATAGAATTTGGACTTCTAAATAGTTAA